The following are encoded in a window of Actinomyces oris genomic DNA:
- a CDS encoding Rossmann-like and DUF2520 domain-containing protein, protein MSDIDGTGPGTGGEHAGRVPAAPASPSRPGRLGVGIISAGRVGAVLGCALRAVEHQVVGVHAVSEESRERAEMLLPGVPVLEVEKIVERAELVLLAVPDDALGPLVQGLADLGRWQPGQLVAHTSGRYGAAVLAPAQGCGAIPLAIHPAMTFSGFSTDVARLVGCPMAVTAPAAVLPIAQALVVELGGEPFVLEESARPAYHAALAHGANHLLTVVTQAVRVLAAAGVEDGAATLGPLLTAALDRALHEGEAGLTGPVSRGDVGTVAAHLEALSTLRDSQGRGLDDVVASYRQLAAATTERCEATGRLTAEQALRLRDALRS, encoded by the coding sequence ATGAGCGACATCGATGGCACGGGCCCAGGTACAGGCGGCGAGCACGCGGGCCGGGTCCCGGCCGCCCCTGCCAGCCCGAGCAGGCCGGGCCGGCTGGGCGTTGGCATCATCTCCGCCGGGCGCGTCGGGGCGGTCCTGGGCTGCGCGCTGCGGGCGGTGGAGCACCAGGTCGTCGGCGTCCACGCGGTCTCGGAGGAGTCGCGCGAGCGTGCCGAGATGCTGCTTCCCGGTGTGCCGGTCCTGGAGGTCGAGAAGATCGTCGAGCGCGCCGAGCTGGTCCTGCTGGCCGTCCCCGACGACGCCCTCGGGCCGCTCGTCCAGGGCCTGGCGGACCTGGGGCGCTGGCAGCCGGGCCAGCTGGTGGCCCACACCTCGGGGCGCTACGGCGCCGCCGTGCTCGCCCCGGCTCAGGGCTGCGGGGCGATCCCGTTGGCGATCCACCCGGCGATGACCTTCTCCGGGTTCTCCACGGATGTGGCCCGGCTCGTCGGCTGCCCGATGGCTGTCACTGCACCCGCCGCGGTGCTGCCGATCGCGCAGGCGCTGGTGGTCGAGCTCGGCGGGGAGCCCTTCGTCCTGGAGGAGTCGGCGCGCCCTGCCTACCACGCGGCCCTCGCGCACGGTGCCAACCACCTGCTGACCGTGGTGACGCAGGCCGTGCGGGTGCTGGCGGCCGCCGGGGTCGAGGACGGTGCGGCCACGCTCGGTCCCCTACTCACGGCGGCCCTGGACCGGGCGCTGCACGAGGGCGAGGCGGGCCTGACCGGTCCGGTCTCGAGGGGTGACGTCGGGACGGTGGCCGCTCACCTGGAGGCGCTCTCCACGCTGCGCGACAGCCAGGGGCGGGGCCTCGACGACGTGGTCGCCTCCTACCGGCAGCTGGCCGCGGCCACCACTGAGCGCTGCGAGGCCACCGGGCGCCTGACCGCCGAGCAGGCCCTGCGCCTGCGCGACGCCCTGCGCAGCTAG